TCCTGCAAAAGCCGATTTCTGCTCTCTTTCTAGGCATTGCGGCGGCATGGATACTGATCCCGGTCTTGATGAAAAAGCGCGGCAAAAAAGTGCTCGTCAACGAAGAGGGGTAACATTCCGCACGATTCATTTGCTCCAACTGTCATGCGAAACCCTGAATGAGGAGCTGGAAGGGGTATGAAAGAGAGAAATCATCTGGTCAGGATCGCGGAATCAGCTTTGGCGGGGATCGTGGGAGGCATCCTGTTTTCCCTCCTCCACATGCCCTTGCCCTGGATGCTCGGCCCTCTGACGACCGTGACCGTATGGCGGCTTGCGACGGGCCGCGTCCAAAGATGGCCCGCCTCATTTCGCAAGGGTGGGATGATCGTTTTTGGCTATATGCTGGGCGCTTCCTTTACACAGGAGACCGTCAAACTGATCGCGGAGCATCTGCCCTATATGGCGGTGACCACCCTGCTCATGATCACGTGCAGCATCGGACTGGGCTGCCTGGTCGCCCGTCTTGCCGGGATCGGAACGAGAAACGGGATCTACGGCTTTATCCCCGGGGGATTTTCGCAGCTCATGGCCGTCATCGACGGATCGGAGAAGCTGGAGCCGACCGTCATCGCTTTTATGCAAACCATCCGGGCGATCACTGTTATTTTCCTGGTGCCATTCGTGACCATTCATTATTTGATTACAGGCGGAACAGATGCATCTGCGGCGGCGATTCCGGCTGTCGCTGCAACTCCGTCGCTCCTGGCATACGGAGGCTATATCCTGCTGGCTGTGATCGGCGGCTTTGCGGGGAACGCACTCAAAGTTCCGGGGAATTTCCTCACGGGCTCCCTGATCACGACCTCCATTCTCGCCGGAAGCGGGTTTGCCATTCCGCCTATGCCTTCCTCGATCATTACGATTGCGCAGCTGTCACTGGGGATCTTTCTCGGCCTGCAGATCGACCCGAAAGAAATCAAGAACGTGGCAAAACTGCTCGGGTACATGGTCACAAGCAGCTTGGTGCTCGTATTGATTGCATTGTTGCAGGCATTTCTCCTGACGATCTGGACGCCGATTCAGCTGAAAACGGCATTTTTAAGCACGGCTCCCGGCGGGATTGCCGAAATGGGGATGACAGCGGTAATTGTCCACGCAGACCTGCCGTTGGTCAGCGCCTATCAAATCTTCCGTCTGTTTTTTATCATGCTGGTCGTGGTTCCACTCTTTCAGTGGTGGATGGGCAGAAGAGCGGACAAGAAAATTTCTGAAGGAAAGCCCTCGTAAAACCGAGAGAAGAGGGAGCAGCAATCATCTGTTGTTTTAAATTGTATATTTGTATACAATTATACCAATTCAGTCTTGGAGGCGATTCCATGTCACAGTATTCGGTCCCTTGCGTGGTCTACAGAGGCGGAACCAGTCGCGGTCTTTTTTTTCACCAAAAAGATTTGCCCCATGATTCGCAGGAGCAGAAAAAAATATTTTTTGCTGGCATCGATGCGTACAATCCATCGCAGGTAAACGGCCTCGGAAGCGGCACCTCCCATACCAGCAAGGTGGTGGTGATCGCACCGCCCTCCGTCGAAAGCGCGGATGTCGATTATACCTTTTACCAGATCGGGATTGGCGAAGAGGTGGCAGATGCCAAGGGAACTTGCGGCAATCTGATGGCTGCGGTGGGCGCTTTTGCCGTCGATGAAGGAATGGTTAAGGTCGATCCGGCCGATGAGTATGTGCTGGTCTCCGCATACAACACCAACATCGGAAAGATGCTGCGGCTTCATGTGCCCGTGAAGGAAGGAAGAGCGCGGGTCAGCGGCGACTACCTGATGCCCGGGGTGGTCAAGACCGGCGCAAAATATACCGTCGATATCCTGAATCCCGGCGGCGGCAAGACCGGTGCGACCATGCCGCTAGGGGCGCAGACAGCGATTCGTGTGAATGAACAGGAGATTCCAGTCTCCTTTATCGATATCGTCAATCCGTTTGTGTATGTGTCCAGCCAGTCGCTCGGGATTCGCGGCAGCGAACAGAACAGCGAGCTGGCAGGCAATACAGAGCTCTTGGAAAAGCTGGAGGCCATACGATGCGAAATGGCGGTCCAGGTAGGCATGGAAAAAACGATTGCTGATGCCAAACAGGCGCCGGCCGTGCCCAAAGTCGCCATCGTCTCCGCCCCCCAGGATTACGTCACGCCATCCGGTAAGCTGATCCGTGCGGATGAGGTGGATATCGTCGCCAAAATGGTCTCCATGGGACGTTTCCATCGCACTTTTGCGGGAAGCGGGCTGTATAATCTGGCCGCAGCGGTGCTGCTCCCGGGCACGATCCCGAACCAGCTGACTGCCAAAAAAGAGCGAGACGGGGAGCAGATCGTCCGCATCGGCCATCCGGAGGGCGTCGCCCAGGTCCGCGTATCCTTGACCGAGGATGGACGGGATGTCGCCTTTGTCGGCCTGGAAAGAACGGCGCGGCGAATCATGAAAGGCGATCTGTTCATTCCGCATTCATAATCACAGAAACGAGAGAAAAGAGGAGGAACCATCCATGTCCGATACTGTAACCAGAGCATTGGCTCGTTTTGCGCAGAGAGTCACTTTCGAATCTTTGCAGGAGAAGACTGTCGAAGAGGTAAAGCGCCGCGTCATTGATACGCTGGGCTGCCTGATTTCGGGCTACGATCAGGATGCGTCTATCGCCGCGAGGAAGCTGGCGGACCGCTACCAGCTGGAAAACGGAGCCACGATTATCGGGTCAGGGAAAAAAGCGGCGGTTGATTACGCTACGTTTGCCAATGGCACCGCCATTCGCTACCTGGATTACAATGACACCTACTTGTCTGTGGAGCCTCTTCATCCAAGCGATGTCATCGCGCCTTTGCTCGCTTTGGCGGAAGTGCGGGGCATCTCTACCCGGCGCCTGATCGCAGCGATTGCGGCGGCGTATGAGATCGGCGTCATTTTCTGTGACGCGGCCAGCCTCAAATCGAATGGCTGGGACCACGTCAACTACATCACCGTGGCGACGGTGGTAGGAGGAGCCAATCTGCTCGGGCTCACAGAAGAGCAAACCGAACAGGCCCTCGCTCTGGCCATCGTACCCCACGCGGCGATGCGCCAGACACGCAACGGCGAAATTTCCATGTGGAAGGGCGCCGCTGCGGCCAATGCCGCGAGAAACGCCGTGTTTGCCCTGCAGCTGGCGGAGTGCGGGATGAAGGGACCCTACGAGCCGTTTGAAGGCACGATGGGGATGAATTACCAAATGCTGAACCGCAAGCTTTCGTACGAGAACGTCGTAAGCAAGCTGGATGCTTGCGAGAGTCCCGCGTCCATCACGATCACCTACGTGAAAAACTGGGCCGTCGAATACATGACCCAAAGCGCCATCGAAGCAGCTCTGGAACTGCGCAAGGAACTGGGCAGCATGGAGGATGTGGAGCGTATCCACATCGAAACGTTCCAGCTGGCCTATGATATTTTGGCCAAGGACAAGCAGAAATGGGCGCCAAAAACGAGAGAAACCGCTGACCATTCGCTGCCCTACATCGTCATGGCTGCACTGGAGGACGGAAAAATTGATCTCGACACGTTCTCCGAAGAGCGATTGGCCAATCCGAAGACGTTGGAACGCCTGACCTCGATCCTGACCATCGAAGTAACAGAGGAGATGAATGCGGGGTACCCGGATGGAAACCCCAATCGCATCACGATCAGGAAAAAGGACGGCACGGTGCTGCAAAAGCTGGTGAAGCATCCTTCCGGGCATCGCGGCAACCCGATGACGAATGAGCAAATCGAGGAAAAATTCAATCGACTCACGGCCGGGTACCTTACCCCTGACGGGCAGCGGCAAGCGCTGCAAGAGATGTGGAATCTGGAGCAGAGAAGTGACTATGCCAAGCTGTTTGCCCACTTTCAAATCGAGAACAAACACTGACCAGAACACCAAGGGGGGAGAAACATGAGCTGGCTTACCAGAAAACAAGAAGAAGATCCGATTACCCGACTGCGCGCACGCTTGGCGGCCGACAAAGGCATCCTGCAGATGCCCGGCGCTCACGATGCCATGGCAGCGCTCTTGGCAAAAGAAGCGGGCTTTGAAGCCTTGTACCTCTCGGGGGCAGCCTTTTCGGCCAGTTTGGGCCTGCCTGACCTGGGCCTCATCACACTGTCGGAGCTCGCGGTTCGGACCCGCGAGATCTCCAGAGCGACGGGCCTGCCGATCCTGGTCGACGTCGATACGGGCTACGGCAGCGTACTGAACGTGACCCGGACCGTGCGCGAAATGGTGGACGCCGGAGCGGCCGCGATCCAAATCGAAGATCAGGACCTGCCGAAAAAATGCGGCCATTTGAACGGAAAGAAGCTGGTCCCCAAAGAAGAGATGGTG
This sequence is a window from Brevibacillus composti. Protein-coding genes within it:
- a CDS encoding MmgE/PrpD family protein; protein product: MSDTVTRALARFAQRVTFESLQEKTVEEVKRRVIDTLGCLISGYDQDASIAARKLADRYQLENGATIIGSGKKAAVDYATFANGTAIRYLDYNDTYLSVEPLHPSDVIAPLLALAEVRGISTRRLIAAIAAAYEIGVIFCDAASLKSNGWDHVNYITVATVVGGANLLGLTEEQTEQALALAIVPHAAMRQTRNGEISMWKGAAAANAARNAVFALQLAECGMKGPYEPFEGTMGMNYQMLNRKLSYENVVSKLDACESPASITITYVKNWAVEYMTQSAIEAALELRKELGSMEDVERIHIETFQLAYDILAKDKQKWAPKTRETADHSLPYIVMAALEDGKIDLDTFSEERLANPKTLERLTSILTIEVTEEMNAGYPDGNPNRITIRKKDGTVLQKLVKHPSGHRGNPMTNEQIEEKFNRLTAGYLTPDGQRQALQEMWNLEQRSDYAKLFAHFQIENKH
- a CDS encoding PrpF domain-containing protein gives rise to the protein MSQYSVPCVVYRGGTSRGLFFHQKDLPHDSQEQKKIFFAGIDAYNPSQVNGLGSGTSHTSKVVVIAPPSVESADVDYTFYQIGIGEEVADAKGTCGNLMAAVGAFAVDEGMVKVDPADEYVLVSAYNTNIGKMLRLHVPVKEGRARVSGDYLMPGVVKTGAKYTVDILNPGGGKTGATMPLGAQTAIRVNEQEIPVSFIDIVNPFVYVSSQSLGIRGSEQNSELAGNTELLEKLEAIRCEMAVQVGMEKTIADAKQAPAVPKVAIVSAPQDYVTPSGKLIRADEVDIVAKMVSMGRFHRTFAGSGLYNLAAAVLLPGTIPNQLTAKKERDGEQIVRIGHPEGVAQVRVSLTEDGRDVAFVGLERTARRIMKGDLFIPHS
- a CDS encoding AbrB family transcriptional regulator — translated: MKERNHLVRIAESALAGIVGGILFSLLHMPLPWMLGPLTTVTVWRLATGRVQRWPASFRKGGMIVFGYMLGASFTQETVKLIAEHLPYMAVTTLLMITCSIGLGCLVARLAGIGTRNGIYGFIPGGFSQLMAVIDGSEKLEPTVIAFMQTIRAITVIFLVPFVTIHYLITGGTDASAAAIPAVAATPSLLAYGGYILLAVIGGFAGNALKVPGNFLTGSLITTSILAGSGFAIPPMPSSIITIAQLSLGIFLGLQIDPKEIKNVAKLLGYMVTSSLVLVLIALLQAFLLTIWTPIQLKTAFLSTAPGGIAEMGMTAVIVHADLPLVSAYQIFRLFFIMLVVVPLFQWWMGRRADKKISEGKPS